A genomic segment from Desulfobacterales bacterium encodes:
- a CDS encoding nucleotidyltransferase domain-containing protein, producing MEHLIRNCFSKKPEVIAVYLFGSQEAGKQRPDSDVDIGYC from the coding sequence ATGGAACATTTAATCAGAAACTGTTTTTCAAAAAAACCCGAAGTCATAGCGGTGTATCTGTTCGGTTCCCAGGAAGCCGGTAAGCAGCGACCGGACAGTGATGTCGACATCGGCTACTGTTAA
- the vapB gene encoding type II toxin-antitoxin system VapB family antitoxin: MKTAKLFKNGQSQAVRLPKEFRMAGTEVYIKKQGEAIVLLPKERSWKTLFDSLNHFEKDFKIERNQPGEDQKREPMFQ, from the coding sequence ATGAAAACAGCAAAATTGTTTAAAAATGGGCAAAGCCAAGCCGTCAGATTGCCAAAGGAATTTAGAATGGCGGGTACCGAAGTGTATATCAAGAAACAGGGTGAAGCGATAGTCTTATTACCTAAAGAAAGGTCATGGAAAACTCTTTTTGACAGTCTTAACCATTTTGAGAAAGATTTTAAAATCGAGCGAAATCAACCTGGAGAAGATCAGAAGCGTGAGCCCATGTTCCAATGA
- a CDS encoding type II toxin-antitoxin system VapC family toxin, translating into MKYLLDTNICIYIINEKPRKVLRKFEQYPVHEFGISSITHAELQYGVAKSRQKNKNQEALDEFLMPLTILPFHGKRLIEWYGKIRAFLESKGITIGPLDTLIAAHALSLDLTIISNNIREFSRIPNLKCENWVSEQDLLNTSS; encoded by the coding sequence ATGAAATATCTTCTGGATACAAATATTTGCATTTACATTATCAATGAAAAGCCAAGGAAGGTATTGAGAAAGTTTGAACAATACCCTGTTCATGAATTCGGGATTTCTTCAATAACACACGCGGAACTTCAGTATGGTGTTGCGAAAAGTAGGCAAAAAAATAAAAATCAAGAGGCTCTTGATGAATTCCTGATGCCTCTGACCATTCTTCCTTTTCATGGCAAGCGATTGATTGAATGGTATGGGAAAATAAGGGCTTTTCTGGAATCCAAAGGAATAACAATCGGTCCGCTTGATACGCTGATAGCCGCCCATGCCTTGAGTCTGGATCTAACCATTATCTCAAATAACATCAGAGAGTTTTCAAGAATCCCAAATCTCAAATGTGAAAATTGGGTATCCGAACAGGATTTACTAAATACCTCAAGCTAA